NNNNNNNNNNNNNNNNNNNNNCCTATGTTAGCCGTAACATCAGCCCCTACGCTAAGATTCATGCTGCGAGATCAAACGGTCATCAGATATCATTTCCCTTCAATGAAGTTAGGATGTGTGCGACACCAAATGTACACTCAAAACCTGATTGCTTCTTCTTCCTCAGAATCAGATCTCATGTTGTTTTTTTGGGAGAACATAAAGGAGCGTTCACCCTAGTAGCTGGTTGCAACTAACAGTTCAAAAAACCTGACGTGGCATCAGCCCTGCTCCAAGATCCAGGCCACGAGATCAAACGGCAAACATGGCGTTTGCGGGGAAAACCTTCCCCGTGAATGTTCGCCAGATATAATTTCCCTTTAATAAAATTAGGATGTGTGTGGCACCAAATGTACTCTCAAAACCTGATTGCTTCTTCATCAGAATTCCATTTTCTACTGCTATTACAATGCAAGACCCAGGTATCAATAGACAACCATACATTCTAGAAATTTGTGTTTAGATATATGTCAGATAACATGCTTTAGAGCTGATATTTATAAGCCTCAAACGGAACATAATACATACATATATGCTATGATTTTGATTTTTATTCCCCAAATCAATTTATGTAGTCTtgcaatttttctttttcttggacctTGGGACACTCGATTGAATGAATATTTAGAATAGTCAACGCATCaaatacaaaataataataataataataatatatttcAAAATATTATATATTTACTAAAAGTATAGTTTGTGTGATAAGTGCTAGAACTATATACAAATATGTTATCATTTTTTCTATGTGTAACGGAAAACATTATAAGTAAAATTAAACAGTGAATTTATAAGTTATAGAAATAAAAGTTTGTTATAAATAAATAAAGATTAGTTTTATCATAtttataagaaattaaatgtcattTCCTTTGAATTTAGATATATTATTTAAAAAGCACTGCTCAAAATTGATAAGATCATGGGATTATACATAAAGATAGGATTTCATACCAGCTGGTTGTTTACGTGGCTGCCTAGCCGTTTGCAAATAATTGAGGTATCCGCATCAACCCTTGTCACCGTCGACGACAAATTAATGGCAATTACCGAATACACCTGCAAAGGCACCTCTTCTTCCCGGTCCTTTGCCGGTGGTCAACAGGCCACGTAGCAGCGGGTAACGTATCAGCCAATCAGGCAGTGCGCACGGAGAGTGACGGCGGGCAGTGATTTTTTCCTTTCCTGAGCGGATTTTGTGTGGGTCGGAAAGGGGAATTCATGCAAATCATATTCACCACCCGCGGGCAACAAATGCATGATGGGATAACGCCCGTGAACAGTAAATGGATGATGGGTGTGCCACCTCAGTTCAATGCCTTCCCTCACACCCACATATGTTTTGTTCATCATTTTTTCATTTTTCGTTTTgtggttttattttattatttttagttTGTTTTTTAATTTATTCATAGTCCTTTTTGTGTTTTTCATTTCCCCTTATgttggtttcttttttcttttaggtttcTATACTATAATTTGTTCTAATATAATATATTGtgaacaatttcatatatagtgaCCTTTTTAATGTATGCCAAGCTTTTATTTAATAtactatgaacattttttaatactacAAACCAAACTATTTTTTATTGTAGGATGAACTAATTTTTGAATATACGCTGACTATGTAGAGTGAATTTTTTAGTGTATGTTCACTTTTTGGATGTTATTTAGACaaactgaacattttttaatacacatgATCCTTTTTTAAAAGAAAACCCTTTATTTCAACTGACTGATTTTTTGGCTGACGCAAACCTCCTCGCGAGCTGTCCGATCATTCAAGATCGTGCGACTCTCGTTTCTCATGCATGCCTAGCCAGACGGTGTCGCTGCAAACGGGCCCAGGTCGATCACGTCTCGCCCACCTATTCCGTGACCTTGAGAGATAGAGGGGTTGCAACATTCAATCCCGAGCCAAGTTCGAGCAGCACCCAGATCTTATCAGACCGCCTGAAGTGACGTCCTCGCGATGGCGATCTTCTGAAACAGTGAAGCTGACGCAAGGACAAGGGTCGGAGTTGCATACATCGATGTCTCAAAGCATGGACGACGACGCTCCATGGCACAGGTATTAAACCCTTCCCCAAATGCACCCCAAAATGTTGGTGATCTGCAAATCGCGTGGAGAAAGCATGCAAATGGCCTTGACGAGCGAACTATTTGGGGGGAGGTGGGGGGGGGGTGGAGTGGAGGGGCTCGTCGGGGCTCGAGTGGAGCGTAGGGCTTGCTTCACAGTAGATGGTCACCCACGTAGTCACTCGTGCAGGTTGATTTGCTTCGTTTCAGGGCGAGTTTCAGAGTAGCTAGTCCGCTGAGCACAACAATCCCACCTGTTATTCGCCGATGATACTTTACTGTTTTTCGAGGCCTCTAGTGCCCAAGCGGAGAATGTGAAGGCTGCTTTGGAACTCTATGGTAAGGCCACTGGACAAAGTCTGAACTATGGTAAATGCTCTGTTTTCTTTGGTGCTACATGCCCTGTGATGATACAGCAGCAAGTTAGAGATGTGTTCGGGGTAACAAGCTTAGTTTTTGAGGAAAAATACTTGGGCCTCCCAACTCCTGAGGGGCGTATGTCCAAGGGACATTTTCAAAATCTACAAACTAGTCTCACAAAGCGTTTGATTCAGTGGGGGATGGACTTCTTGCCCAGCCAGGAAGAGAGGTTTTAATTAAATCAGTTGCACAAGCATTGCCAACCTATATCATGGGTGTGTTCAAGTTACCTTATTCAGTGTGTGATGATTTGACAAGGATGGTGAGAAATTTTTATTGGGGGTCTAGAGAAGGAAAAAGAAAGGTCCATTGGAGAGGATGGGATTACCTTTTACAGCCTAAGAACAAAGGAGGTGCTGGATTCCGTGATTTTCGTATGTTCAATCAAGCATTGTTGGCCCGACAAACTTGGCGATTGTTATCTAGACCGGACAGTCTATGCGCCCAAGTCTTGAAGACCGGACAGGGTCTTCTCAGGTAATGCTTCATCATCGTGGCAAGCTATAAGTCATGGGCTCGATCTCTTGAAGAAAGGCTTAATTTGGAGGGTTGGAAATGGACGGAGTATCAGAGTATGGAGAGACAATTGGATTCCAAAGACCTCACTCATACAAACCGGTGTCACTACAAGGTCGGTGCCGCATACGTTTTGTATCCGGTCTGCTCAATGACAATGGTTCGTGGAACCTGGAACTGCTCCAGCAATACTTCATACCAGTTGATGTCGAAGAAATAATAAagataagagcatctccaagaCTTGGGGAGGATGTCATCGCATGGGGTCCGGGTAAATTTGGAGTCTTCACGGTAAAATCAGCTTACAATATGGCGTTTGAAGAAGCCCACAGGGACTCGGCAGTGGCATGTAGTTCCTCTCCGGACGGGAACAGGAAATGCTGGCAGTTTATTTGGAGATGTAATGTTCCTCCGACAGTGCATAATTTTGCGTGGAGACTGTCGATTGATTCTCTGTCAACGTGGAAAAATAAGCACAAGATTGGTCTGGAATCGTCTAGTGGGTGTCCTGTATGCGGCATGGAAGTGGAGGACAATTTTCACCCGTTCGTGAGATGCCAGTTTGGACGCGACCTTTACTTGTCCATGGCAGAAGTGTGGAGTCTACCTGCTCTAAGTTCGTTTCAACACAGTGGGAAGGAGTGGCTGCTTCATGCACTTGGTGAGCTGAGTGATATTCAGAGATGCATGGTATTATTAATTTTCTGGAGAAGCTGGTATATTCGAAACGAAGTAACACATTCTAAACCCGCCCCGCCCATGGCTGTCTCTATAAGCTTTTTGCAAAATTATTTGGATACACTTCGTGGTATCAAGCTCAACTCCCACTGTGACCCAGCCAAAGGAAAGTGCGGTATTTCTTATTTCACTGCCACACCTCTTGTTAAGGCTCCAGTTCGTGAATCTGAGTGGAGGCCGCCTCACCAAGGATGGGTTAAGCGAAATACGGATGGTTCCTATTCATCTGGTGGTGGTGCGGGTGCCGGGATGATCTTGCGTGATGTTGCGGGTTCGGTCATCTTCTCATCTTGCAGAGCCCTGTTCTCGTGCAGAGATGCTCTAGAGGCGGAGTTGTGTGCATGTATGGAAGGATTGTCTTTCGCACTTCAGCGTTCTGATCGTCCAATCGAAGTCGAGATGGACTCGAGTACGGCGGTGGCTTTGATTTCCTGTGGCGAGGTGGATCGGTCGGTTTATGCTTCTCTGGTTGGTGAAATTAAGTTACTGTTGAGTCTTAGACAATCTTGTATTACTCTTGTTCCTCGTTGTCAAAATAAAGCGAGTGATAGACTAGCTAGTTTTGCTAAAGTAGAGGGTCGAACAATTACGTGGGTCGGTTCAGGCCCTGAGGATGTTTTGAAGTTTGTCCAAGAGGATTGTAAGGACCTGGTAATTGAGTAATACAAGTattattcccgcaaaaaaaaaattccACGTCGATAGTGATGGACTTCGATTTTTCTTGCTAGAGTAGTGTTTGAGTGCAGCACATACTGAGATTTATACTCATTGGGCTTCCATTTTTTGGATGTGATGGGGTTTGATTCTTTGCAATTGTGAAGTGCTACTTCATTGCAACTCATACCTTTTTTAGTGGACAAACGCAGAGAGGCTTTTCATCAGTCTAATGGATTATTTGCTTGAAGTATCTAGGGGATGTGGATGTTATGTATTTTTTGTTTTACTAATGCAATGAAAATGCAAGTATGGACTAACGCACATTATATCAAGCATCTATAGTTCTATAATAACGAGACCTGTACTATTCTCAAAATACATAAATGATAACTTGATCTATATAATGAATAAAGATTATCTGAGATGATAAGTTcaccattttgcaaaatattcctGGCATAACAACTTAACTATTTGAACTACATTGTTTGAACATTTGCACATCAATGAAGAGCTGATTTGAACAGTGGGAAGAAAGGGCTATTTGATATCAAACAAGGTATCCGAGCAGACCAAAACACACATTCAGAAACTTAGATAACAAcatcaattagctgtcataaacatCTCATCACTTCTTCTCCACTTTCTCCACACGGGTAGCCTTCTTCATCCAAGCTCCCAATTGGTGCTGGTTCATCCTCTCAGCACGGAGCTTGCCGTATACCTTGTACGCATCTATAACCTTCACAACTTCGACCAAGTGCTTCTCGCCACTGCGAGTGATGGTCGCCCTGGGCCTGGATGGCCGTAGCAAGCTCTGGAGTAGAATCACCAGCCTTGGAACAAGAAAGCAGTCAGAGCAGGGTGCAAACGTACGAACATGTAAAATACAcagagaaaaaggaaagaaaagtagTGGATGCATCCACCTTCGGCGCACCTATGGAGTGAACAGTAAATTCGAAGAAAAAAATGTAAACAAactaaaaaaattctgaaacttcGTGGATGTGATTATGAGCCAATGTTTTAGGAGCTTGCAAAGTTTGGTCACTGAAAAATATGAAATGATCTCCATATAAACGAAATACAAATGATGCTCTGCACCTACCTTACTGTTCACATGTTTTCAACACAAACTTTGTTTTTTGTACAAAGCTCTATGGGTGTCATTTTGCAACCAAATTTTGCAAGCGCCTAAAACATTTGGTCATAATCACATccacaaaatttcagaattttttaaatgtTTTGCTAAGTTTTTTATCGTGGGTGCACCGTGGGTGGAATGTCCGTGGGTGCACAAAAACCACACTCGAAAAAGAAACTGCCACTATACCTTGACCTTGCAAGAACAACTTGGAAAAATAACAAGCTTGGTCTTGTATCTTGAGACTCTGAAGATTACAGTCGATTTTCTCGTATACAGAGGTGGATTCAAAGTGATTTTAGCCAGAAGACAAAAGGAATGAACTTATGATTGTTCATAGCATGGCGATGACGGCCCCCTTCGGCGTGTGAATGACTCAGCCGGCGACTGTGTTGGAAGCAGTTTCATGAAACGACGAGGATGTCCAGGATCCACACATGGCAACGGCTGCGGCGGTGGCCCAGGAGGACGGACGCTGGGAGGGCTGCGTTGAGCAGGGCGAAGTGGCACGTGGTCGTGCGCCGGAGTGGGGGTTTGATTTCTTCTAGCATGGGCGGGTGAGGCGCGGCGAAGGAGACGCGGCAGGCGGGCGAGGAGGAGCCGCGTGGACAGGCACGTGTTCTTAGAGGCGTTGAGGTGTTTCTATAAGGGTAGTAGATATATCTAGCAAGATCTGGTAACTGGCGATAGCAAGttgtttcttttctcttttttactGCACAATCTCTCCTTTTTGAGATTGCAACTTTTTTTCCCATTTCTTTTTATTTCACAATCTTTTCAGTTTTGTGACACGTTGTGATTCTATTTTCTAGTGGCTTAGTTTGTGACATGTTATAACTTGTGTTTCAGTTGCAACTTAGCAATATTAAGCAGTTCATGCCTTGGTGGAATAGATATGACAGAATCCTTAAAGTGGTTATAACAATTTTTTGAGTAAAATGGAATTGTGAATATGCATCCGTGCCTCTAACAAGAATCCTCTGGTACACATACTATTTTGTAGCAAGCGTGGTGGCTTGTCATTTTAATTATCGCAGAAGCCTTCATTTTTTAGCCCTTTTCCCTCAAGTTTGGTTGTTCTTGCTGCTTATGCCCAGCTTATAGCATGGTTTAGCTTGTGCTGACTTGAGTGCTTAACTAAAATAAATCTAATAGTGTGAAACTGGTTGTTCATTCCCTCGCATCTATAAGCTCATGTTGATATCTTTAGAATGCATAAAATCCATGTCCTGCGACTGATGAATTTACAAGAATTGTCTTATTTTGCCTGTGTATGTTCTCAAGTACGTTCGACTTATATTGATTGTACTCCTTTGGTGATCAGCATGTGGGACGACGATCCCCTGACTTTGGCTAACCTGCCATTgagacactgacacatgggtcccaacaagcatggggcccacttgtcagcgacccaAAGGCAGGGTAAGGCAGGGTTAGCCAGAGGATCTGTGTCCCAGCATGCGATGCAACTATGTATCCTATCACTCTTTTGAGCGGTACAGAAGAATTGATTGCATCATTCTATTCAAATTCGACACTAGGACAGGGGCACAGGGCCATTTAGGTTGAGAAATTTAGTTGTTTGATGCCCGGCTGCTTGTAGCTCGGCCTCCATCTCCAGCTTGTCCTCCTCCGTCCATTCTTGTTCCCGCCCGAAGCATCACAACTGCAGTGATCAGGGGTGATAACACGAATGGTTCTATGGTTCTGGCCTGTCCCCCTCCGTCGACCATTTTTGTTTCTTGAAGGCAGTAGCTGATTCTAGCTTTCCTGAAGAAACTAATCAGAACCCAGGTGTTGTTGACGGAAATGGCTAGAAATCAGTCAGCTAAAATTTTCATTTGTGGTCAGTCGATTTCTGAGCCATTGGATGTGAAATCAAAGGCCtacagtgcttcttcaaccttcacccccttgagccgccagccaccactggccgaaccgctggcctccgccgcccgcggccggcagcGCTCCCGTGCCGCCTTGCCGCCCcggcctccccgaaaccactccccaccgctggtcctccGCCAAGATGAAGAACAGCATAGGGCAGGTCCATCTTTACAATACATTTGCTATATATGTTCAGCTTCCTGATAAGTCCACAATTACTATCAAAACTCTTTACCCTCGCAAAAAAAAAGGCTATGCAGAATGTATAGAGGGCAACAAAAAATAAGCCCAGGCTATCAATAGTATAGAGAGTGTGCAGTGTGAAGTGTAAATTAAATAGCGCTGTTATCTCAAGGCTTTGGCGTCATCATTCTCATACAAAATTAAAACAGTGCAAGTAAAAGCGAAATTCAAGTAACAGTTCAGCTGCCATCACACTTGCATTTTCTGAAAGCATCACACTTTCCATGAGCAAATACACGTCCCacggcaaaataaataaatatgcaaaacaattgtgCCTATACACATCGGTTAACTTTACATGCATTGAACTACAACAAGAGAGAGAAACAAGGAGAGTAGAGGAGTAATGTGGAGGGTAGAAAAAGTAAGGAGTTCCTGTATGTTGTGATAATCTCATGAGAGCGTCCTAAAACTCTCCACGGGATCCGACTCCTCGAGCATCACCGCCGCCTGGAAGCAGTCGGCGGCGTCGGAAATCCTCCCGTCGAGCTTGTGCACCTTCCCCAGGTTGAGCCACGCCATCCGGTTCGTCGGCTCGACCCTCAGGGCGTCCGAGAGGAAGGCCCTCGCCGCCGGGAGGTACTTGCCCCCCTGCTTGGAGAGCAGCGCCCCGATGGCCACCTTGGACGACACGTGATCCAGCTCCGTCGCCGAGGCGTTCACGTAGGCCGCCATCGCCTCCTTGCTCTCCTTGCGCACCTCGTGCATGTAACCTGCATTGCATTGCATCGACTCGTACATCGATCGGGGTGAAATTTTGTAAGGGTTTGGTGACCTGAGCTTTCGGCTCACCTTCGGCTTCGAGTGTCGCGGCGGAGTACGATTTCAGGGCTGTGGCTTTCTGCAAACATACCTCGGCGTCCCTGGTGTGTGAGAGGCTGGAGTACAGATTTGCAAGACCTTGCCAGATTTCGAACTCGGTTACTCCACCAGCCTCTCCCTGAAGCATCGGTATGTGAACTAATGGAGAAAGTGCCAAGAGAAAAATAGTATACGGATGGTACTTTTTTTTGCTGCATTTGATTAAGAAAACAAACCTCCACTTTCTTAGGCGAATTCTTCTGGGCCTGAACAAGAGCAAGGAGGACCCGGTATGCCTCCACCGCCTCCATGGGCGACGATTGAGCGACCTTCAGCTTAGCCTTTATCCTGAGCAGTGATCCTTGATCCCACTTTGCGGTCTCGTCTAACGCGGCATTGGTCGCCACTTCTGCTTCGGAGTATCTTTGCTGTGCGGAGAGGACTAGGGCTAGAAACCTCCAACCTTTCGAGACCGCTCCACCGGTCGCGTCGACAAACTCTTTGGCACATCTCAGCGCGGCGTTCATGTTCCGCTGCTCAGCGTATTGAACTCCCATGTCGAATATTAGGTTTGGGTTGTAGCGGTCAAGAGACATCGACTCCGTAAGGGACTTCATAGTTTCTGCGTGCAACATAGCTCTTTGGTGATCGGATGAAACAATCTTGGCCTTCTTACTCAGGCAACTCCCCAAGAAATGGAGGCCGGTGCTCTTCAGATGAACATCTAATGATTCCGTGTTTGCAATCGCTCTTCTTGCGTACTCGACACCCTCGGAGGCAAGACGGCAGTCCTCGCTACATATCTTGGCGGCTAACAGCAATGCCATTGTATCTTTTGGGTTCTCATGCTTATTCAAGGACTTCCTCAGGAAATTTAGAGCGACTTCTTTCTGAGCAACACCATAGTAGCAAAATGCTAGTGTGTTCCATCTCTCCGTCCGAGGATATATCCCAGGTAGAACCTCCTCCAGATGATCTGCAATAAGAGAAGGCCGGCTGCAAATCGACAATGCGTAGGTCAAGTGTTCCATCACCGAGGGATCCCAGTGGGTCTTTCCCTGATAAAACTTCTTCAATACTGTTGTGAGGAGTAGAATggcttcctcaatatttgtcttggGAACAAAAGTGCCTTCAGCTGGTGAACCAGAGCTGGGCGGACTCCACTCCACACAACCATACAACAAGAAAGCAGCAAATCTCTTTTGAATCCTTGCAATGCATTCCTCGTCGAGGTTCCACGGGCTGAGAAGAGCGCGTCTGTACGAAGCAAATGTTTCCTGAAGAGAGCCAGCTTTTTTCCAGGCCTCTGGGAGAAGTTCCACAGATTTATTGATAGTTTCTTGTAGCTTCTGTTCGATGTCAGGAGTGCCATTCTTGAACATACTTTCAACAGAATCGATGACGCTTTTGCATTGTTTAGCGGCCTCTGCATGTTCAACAGGTATTTCAGTAATTTGTTACAAGTCAAAGAATAAGCTAAAAAAAGAACAACTTCCAAATGATAATTTATTTTTGTAAAACACAATTAAAGCAATTTGTTTTAAACTTAAACAACGGTATAAAGCAATTTTGTTACCTATTGATTTTCCTAGCTTCTGAAGGGACAATGCTTTCAAGTAAATGGCTTCGAGAACAAGAGTAGCTTCTGTTGTTTTCTTCGAGGATGATGGCTGGAAGCGCTCAATGGCAGCTTGAAGGTCTATTCCATCAAACACACAAAGTGCATCTTCTACATTGCCTTTCTGAAATTCCAGCCTTCCTAAGAGAGCTCTCGCTTCCTGTTACCGATCGATGTATAAACGAACTTGGTGCAATAAACCCGCAAAAAAATAACTTGGTGTAATAAACCCGAGAAAGCATGACGGTTAGAATTCTCCATGTATTAAGCTAAGTTTGAACTTCATTTTTGGAAATTAATAATTGCAATGGAGATCAATAGCATGGTTCATGGGAATAGAAATATGATCAGTTCTTCATAATCTGGACAAAGAAAATGTCCCTTTCTCCGTATGATTACACATCATTCAGTAAAATCTTGCTACCTATACTGGCATTAAGATTATTCACAATTCACTCACCCAATAAAAAGCATTTTGATTGACACCATCGTGTTATAATTCACTCACCCAAATATATAAAGAACAAAAAAAGGTGCATGTCTTATAAACTTGCCGAATAATTCGCAATTGGATAAACCAATCAATGAAATAGAACCAGAACTGAAATGGAATCACAATTCGGCATTTGACATCCCCAAGAAAGGAACACATTTCCCACACAAAGCCTCTCAAacaatattttttgaaaaaaacgCACGACCAACGTTGGCATCTTTACATTTTCGGTTCATGTGAGAACAATCAAAGTCATCGCTTAATTGAATTGACACCATCATCGCCGGCAATACGAAATTTGACATAACATTGGCGGCACTGACCAAACACTTCAAACATGGCAATTTCTTGCAAACCAAGTTCACATCATAGCAGCATTATATAGGACAAGCACCGTACTACGTATCAAACAAACATTCATAAAAGAGTTTCAGATATTTCGGACCTCGTAGTTGAGGGAGACCGCCTCGCCGGAGCTGGCCGGCTTTGCCTCTGCCGCTGCCGCCGGCTCCTCCTT
This portion of the Triticum dicoccoides isolate Atlit2015 ecotype Zavitan chromosome 7A, WEW_v2.0, whole genome shotgun sequence genome encodes:
- the LOC119330785 gene encoding protein NPG1-like, whose product is MAEPEDGGEVAPPEAAAAATSAAAHSSPPAKEEPAAAAEAKPASSGEAVSLNYEEARALLGRLEFQKGNVEDALCVFDGIDLQAAIERFQPSSSKKTTEATLVLEAIYLKALSLQKLGKSIEAAKQCKSVIDSVESMFKNGTPDIEQKLQETINKSVELLPEAWKKAGSLQETFASYRRALLSPWNLDEECIARIQKRFAAFLLYGCVEWSPPSSGSPAEGTFVPKTNIEEAILLLTTVLKKFYQGKTHWDPSVMEHLTYALSICSRPSLIADHLEEVLPGIYPRTERWNTLAFCYYGVAQKEVALNFLRKSLNKHENPKDTMALLLAAKICSEDCRLASEGVEYARRAIANTESLDVHLKSTGLHFLGSCLSKKAKIVSSDHQRAMLHAETMKSLTESMSLDRYNPNLIFDMGVQYAEQRNMNAALRCAKEFVDATGGAVSKGWRFLALVLSAQQRYSEAEVATNAALDETAKWDQGSLLRIKAKLKVAQSSPMEAVEAYRVLLALVQAQKNSPKKVEGEAGGVTEFEIWQGLANLYSSLSHTRDAEVCLQKATALKSYSAATLEAEGYMHEVRKESKEAMAAYVNASATELDHVSSKVAIGALLSKQGGKYLPAARAFLSDALRVEPTNRMAWLNLGKVHKLDGRISDAADCFQAAVMLEESDPVESFRTLS